TGCCATCCCGGATGAAATGGCCCGCCTGGGCAAGTTTGTTGAAAATCTGAGAACAAGGCAGGGATAGCCCATGTTACGGATCGTTCGCATCGTGCTGGCCGCGCTTTGTTTTGCTGCAATCTGCCTGCTGTTTGTGGATGTGAGCGGGCTGTTTGCTCCATCGTTGGCCTTTATGGCAAAGGTGCAGCTTGTGCCCGCCGTGCTGGCTGGCAGCCTTGGCGCGGTGGCTGGCGTAGCCCTGATGACGCTGGTTTTCGGCAGAGTCTATTGCTCGGCCTTGTGCCCGCTTGGCGTGGTGCAGGACATTATCGGCGCAAGGGCGGGCAAGTACCGCTTCCGCTACTCCTCCCCGCGTAGCCTGCTGCGGCTGGCGTTTCTTGGCATTTTTGTGTTTTCCCTGCTGGCGGGCGTGCCGCTGGTTTTTTCCCTGCTTGAACCCTACAGCGCCTTTGGCCGCATGGCGGCTGACCTGCTGGCCCCCCTTTGGGCAACTGGCAGCAACGCGCTTGCCTGGGCCTCTGAACGGGCAGGAAACTATGATGTGGCTCCCACGCTGGTGTGGCAAAAAGGTTGGGCAGCACTGGCAGCAGCGGCTGTCACCCTTGCCGTGGTTGGGGTCTTGTCATGGCGTTTCGGGCGGTTGTGGTGCAATGCGGTCTGCCCTGTGGGAACTGTTCTGGGATTTCTGAGCCGATTTTCCCTGTTCCAGCCCCGCATAAACGAAAGCGCGTGTAAAAAATGCGGCCTGTGCGAAAAGGCCTGCAAGGCATCCTGTATTGATGCAGAATCTGGAAGCGTTGATGCAAGCCGTTGCGTGGCCTGCTTCAATTGCGTGGGAGTGTGCCGTCACGGGGCCGTCAGCTATGCCTCCGGGCTGTCAAAAGAACATGCGGAGGCGCACATACAGCCACAGGCCATAGCCCCTGCGGGTACAGCGGCAAAGGGCAAGCTTAATGGTGCACGGCGCAGCGTGCTTGCGGCATTGGTTGGCCTTGCCGTGCCGGGACTTGCCTTTGGCAGAAGCGCTTCGGCCATTCCGGCGCTTACCCGCAGGCAGAGCCATGAGAGGCAAACGGCCATTGTGCCGCCCGGGGCGCAGTCCATGCAGGTGCTTGGCGCGCGCTGCACCGGGTGTCAGCTCTGCGTTTCTGCCTGTCCCAATCAGGTGTTGCGGGCATCGGATATGGGCAGCGGCCTGATGCAACCCACGCTTTCCTTTGAGCGGGGTTACTGCCGCGTCAACTGCGTGACCTGCTCGGAGGTTTGCCCCGCTGGGGCCATACGGCCCATTACTCCGGCAGTAAAAAGCTCCATGCAGATCGGGCGGGCCGTCATTGCCCTTGAGAGCTGTATAACCGTGACGGACAAGGTAGCCTGCACTGCCTGCGCCAAAATATGCCCGCCACGGGTGATAAATCTGGTGGGGCCGGATGATGCCCCCAAAAAGCCGGTTGTGGATGCGGAGCGCTGCACTGGCTGCGGCGCATGTGAATATGTTTGCCCGGCGCGCCCTTTTGCCGCAATCCATGTGGAGGGTGTTGCGGAGCAGAGGCGTATCTGACCTGGCTGGATCTATACCTGCCACGGGCAGGCCACCAAGCTTTATAACTAACAATGGCTGCTTGCGGTTTTACCCCAGGCAGCCATTAGCCTTTTTACCTGATTTCACAGCAAAACGGTTTAGCGTTGGCCAGAATGACAACTTCAAACAGCGCAGCCTCCATGCGGCATGATTGACTTACCGCCCTTTGCGGGTGACGATATCCAATTGTGGGAGCGACTGTTTTTTGCAGAGCCGCTTTTCTGGCGGACGCTTGCGCCGCTCCTTTCAATGATTTCTGCATGCCTTTGATATGCGGCTGGCCCTCGCTGCCAGCCGAGATATGCCTAACGGACAGTAAATGATGCAATACACACAGTGGCTTGAAGAAAAAAAGCAGAACGGCAGCCTGCGCGCCCTGCGCAATATTGATGCAGTGCAGCGCGAGAGGGAGGGGGCCGGAGCGCCCTTTATCAACCTCAGCTCCAACGATTATCTTTCTCTTGGCGACGATGCCGACCTGCGGCAGGAATTCTGGTCGCAGCAGGATGTTTCCTCTTTGCGTATGGGGGCGTGTTCCTCACGCCTGCTCACGGGCACCTGCGACCAACAGGAGGCTTTTGAGCGGGAACTGGCAGCAGCCTACGGAGCGGAGGCCGCACTGGTGTTTGGCAGCGGTTACCACGCCAACCAGGGTATTCTGCCCGCCGTGTGTTCAAGCCGCACGCTTATTCTGGCCGACAAGCTGGTGCATGCCAGCCTTATTGACGGAATCCGCATGAGCGAGGGCAAGTGCATCCGCTTCAGGCACAATGACTACGCCCAGCTCGAAATGCTGGTGCAAAAACACGTTGAGGACTACGAAAACATCATCATTGTCACCGAATCCATTTTCAGCATGGACGGCGACGCCTGCGATCTGCCCCGGCTGGTGGCGCTGAAAAAGGCCAATCCCACTGTGCAGCTTTATGTGGATGAGGCTCACGCAGTGGGTGTACGCGGCGCAAAGGGGCTTGGCTGCTGCGAGGAGCAGGGCTGCGCTGCGGACATTGATTTTCTGGTGGGCACCATGGGCAAGGCCTGGGCCTCGCTGGGTGCGTATGTGATCTGTTCCTCAGCCCTGCGGGAATACCTGGTTAATACAGTGCGTCCATTTATTTTTACCACGGCCCTGCCCCCGGTCAACATTGCCTGGAGCCGCTTTGTGCTTGCAAAGTTTGCCAGCGCCGAAGTGGCGGCTCGCAGAGAACATCTTGCCGGGCTGGCGGCCATGATGCATGCTTTTACTGACGGCCTTGGGCAGTCGGTGCGCAGTACATCGCAGATCGTGCCCGTCATTACGGGTGAAAACCAGCGCACGCTTGCCATTGCCGGGCATTTACAGCGTGAGGGTTTTTACATTATGGGCATACGCCCGCCCACGGTGCCTGCGGGCAGCTCGCGCCTGCGCATTTCGCTCACAGCGGGAACAGCGCGCGAGGAGGTTGAAGCCCTTATAGAATTGCTGAACAGGTTGCTGCATGAAGATTGATTTTTTGCGGCGCGCCAGTTGCCCGACCCTGGAACTGTTTTTTACCGGGTGGGGCATGGACAGCCGCCCCTTTGCCTGGGCCGCGGATTCGCCGCATACGGCGCGTTGCGATTTTGCCGTGTGCTACGACTATACCGATATGACGCTGGACGCGGAGGCCCTGCGCCCTTACAGCGAGGTGCGGGTGCGGGCATGGTCGCTTGGCGTGTACGCGGCCTCTCTGGTCTTGCCGGGTTTGCAGTGCGCTGTGAGCCACGCCATTGCCATTAACGGAACGCTCACGCCTGTTGATGATACTCTTGGCATACCGGTGGCGGTCTATGATGCCACGCTTGAGAACCTTTCCGCCGAAAGCGTGGATCGTTTCAACCGGCGCATGTGCGGCGCGCACAGGGCCGTTTTTGAAGCGCGCAGATCCCCACACAGTTTGGCACGCAGTGTGGATTCACTGCTGGCGGAGCTGAAGAATATCAGGGAATGCGCTGCCCGCACGGACAGGGTGCAGTTTACAGGCTGGAACATGGCAGTTCTGAGCAAAAAAGACAGGATATTCCCCATTGCAAACATGCGTAAAGCCTGGTCTGCAATCCCGGTGCTGGAGCTGGACGAGCCGCATTATATGCCGGATATTCCTTTTGTGCCTGTAGAATTGCCATGAGTGCTTCATTAGTCCGGCGGCGCTTCAGCGATGCTTCCGCAAGTTATGATGCCGAGGCTCAGGCCCAGCGGCAGATTGCTTCGCACCTCTGGGCGCTTGCAGCGCCACACATTCCCCGCGGTGCAGCCATACTGGAAGTAGGCGCGGGTACGGGCCTGCTGACGCGGCATATTCTGAGCGCGCAGCCCAAAAGCCTCACAGTCAACGACCTTTATACCAGCCCGCAAGTGCAGGCCCTCACACAGCAAGAGCCATGTGTGCTTTCCGTGCGCGAGGGCAACGCGGAAACGCTGGACTTCTGCGGCCCGTACGATGCCATTTGCAGTGCCTCAACCGTGCAGTGGTTTGTGGATATTGCGGCCTTTTTCCATAGTTGCGCCGGGAATCTGTCCAAAGGCGGGCTGCTGGCCTTCAGCAGCTTTTTGCCTGGCAACCTGCACGAAGTTGCGGAGCTTACAGGCGTTGGGCTGGACTATGCCGATGCTGCCGCCCTGCAAAGCTAT
The sequence above is a segment of the Desulfovibrio sp. genome. Coding sequences within it:
- a CDS encoding 4Fe-4S dicluster domain-containing protein, which translates into the protein MLRIVRIVLAALCFAAICLLFVDVSGLFAPSLAFMAKVQLVPAVLAGSLGAVAGVALMTLVFGRVYCSALCPLGVVQDIIGARAGKYRFRYSSPRSLLRLAFLGIFVFSLLAGVPLVFSLLEPYSAFGRMAADLLAPLWATGSNALAWASERAGNYDVAPTLVWQKGWAALAAAAVTLAVVGVLSWRFGRLWCNAVCPVGTVLGFLSRFSLFQPRINESACKKCGLCEKACKASCIDAESGSVDASRCVACFNCVGVCRHGAVSYASGLSKEHAEAHIQPQAIAPAGTAAKGKLNGARRSVLAALVGLAVPGLAFGRSASAIPALTRRQSHERQTAIVPPGAQSMQVLGARCTGCQLCVSACPNQVLRASDMGSGLMQPTLSFERGYCRVNCVTCSEVCPAGAIRPITPAVKSSMQIGRAVIALESCITVTDKVACTACAKICPPRVINLVGPDDAPKKPVVDAERCTGCGACEYVCPARPFAAIHVEGVAEQRRI
- a CDS encoding 8-amino-7-oxononanoate synthase produces the protein MMQYTQWLEEKKQNGSLRALRNIDAVQREREGAGAPFINLSSNDYLSLGDDADLRQEFWSQQDVSSLRMGACSSRLLTGTCDQQEAFERELAAAYGAEAALVFGSGYHANQGILPAVCSSRTLILADKLVHASLIDGIRMSEGKCIRFRHNDYAQLEMLVQKHVEDYENIIIVTESIFSMDGDACDLPRLVALKKANPTVQLYVDEAHAVGVRGAKGLGCCEEQGCAADIDFLVGTMGKAWASLGAYVICSSALREYLVNTVRPFIFTTALPPVNIAWSRFVLAKFASAEVAARREHLAGLAAMMHAFTDGLGQSVRSTSQIVPVITGENQRTLAIAGHLQREGFYIMGIRPPTVPAGSSRLRISLTAGTAREEVEALIELLNRLLHED
- a CDS encoding pimeloyl-ACP methyl esterase BioG family protein → MKIDFLRRASCPTLELFFTGWGMDSRPFAWAADSPHTARCDFAVCYDYTDMTLDAEALRPYSEVRVRAWSLGVYAASLVLPGLQCAVSHAIAINGTLTPVDDTLGIPVAVYDATLENLSAESVDRFNRRMCGAHRAVFEARRSPHSLARSVDSLLAELKNIRECAARTDRVQFTGWNMAVLSKKDRIFPIANMRKAWSAIPVLELDEPHYMPDIPFVPVELP
- the bioC gene encoding malonyl-ACP O-methyltransferase BioC, which gives rise to MSASLVRRRFSDASASYDAEAQAQRQIASHLWALAAPHIPRGAAILEVGAGTGLLTRHILSAQPKSLTVNDLYTSPQVQALTQQEPCVLSVREGNAETLDFCGPYDAICSASTVQWFVDIAAFFHSCAGNLSKGGLLAFSSFLPGNLHEVAELTGVGLDYADAAALQSYLANDFELVAMEQGEITLDFASPHDVLLHLRRTGVTGIRSVGWNKRRYLEFVNGYISRYSAGQGVRLTYRPVYVVALRKRLG